One window from the genome of Cucumis melo cultivar AY chromosome 10, USDA_Cmelo_AY_1.0, whole genome shotgun sequence encodes:
- the LOC103496736 gene encoding tRNA (guanine(26)-N(2))-dimethyltransferase isoform X1: protein MLTVASTTLSPSPFLYIQQTNSHFLTSPSIHLFQFSHSNKKSPNNCLSNNRTERGLDFDIGDTFFRHESATGRDLGVLAAALYRKSKGHLRILDALCGCGIRSLRYLVESEADFVLANDANDENRRVIVKNLSKVAENFGDNRRWLVTNCDANRVMTEFYLKKDFFDFIDVDSFGSDSSFLRPAINALKLDGLLYVTSTDGFSSGGHRPSQSLAAYGAYIRPMPFSNEIGLRMLIGGVAREASVLGYYATPLFSYYSYHGPVFRVMLRINRGRISKNRHYGFVSYCEKCGNSQAFSWSELGQMSCPCNDSRVSESLVVSGPLWIGPLHSADYIEDILTLAKQWEWIGNGQGKDLEKLLMQMLDESDSKLPVGYIKMDEVASRAKVNSPPLGTMMSEMIKAGYAASRSHIASNAIKTNCPMADCIRIAQLQQNCLGVHQVT, encoded by the exons ATGTTAACTGTAGCGTCAACAACCCTATCTCCTTCCCCGTTTCTTTACATCCAACAAACAAACTCCCATTTCCTCACCTCTCCATCCATTCATCTCTTCCAATTTTCACACTCCAACAAAAAATCCCCCAACAATTGTCTCTCAAACAATCGCACCGAAAGGGGCTTAGATTTCGACATCGGAGACACCTTCTTCCGCCATGAAAGCGCCACCGGACGCGACTTGGGTGTCCTCGCCGCCGCGCTCTACCGAAAATCCAAGGGCCATCTTCGGATTCTCGACGCATTGTGCGGTTGTGGGATCCGGTCGCTTCGGTACTTGGTCGAGTCCGAGGCTGATTTTGTGTTGGCGAATGACGCTAATGATGAAAATCGGAGGGTTATTGTGAAGAATCTCTCGAAAGTTGCCGAAAATTTTGGGGATAATCGACGGTGGTTGGTTACTAATTGTGATGCGAACAGGGTAATGACGGAGTTTTACTTGAAGAAGGATTTCTTTGATTTTATTGATGTTGATTCCTTTGGAAGTGATTCGTCGTTTCTGAGACCCGCTATAAATGCTTTGAAATTGGATGGATTGCTCTATGTTACGTCCACGGATGGTTTCTCTTCCGGCGGACATCGGCCTTCTCA ATCTTTAGCTGCATATGGAGCATATATACGTCCCATGCCATTTTCAAATGAAATTGGTCTGCGGATGCTTATAGGTGGGGTTGCACGTGAAGCTTCTGTACTGGGTTACTATGCTACTCCACTCTTTTCGTATTATTCGTACCATGGACCTGTTTTCAGAGTCATGCTACGAATCAATCGAGGGAGGATTTCTAAAAACAG GCATTATGGTTTTGTCAGCTATTGCGAAAAATGTGGAAATTCACAAGCTTTTTCATGGAGTGAGCTTGGACAGATGAGCTGTCCTTGCAATGATTCAAGG GTTTCTGAGTCACTAGTGGTCTCAGGACCTCTTTGGATTGGACCTCTACACAGTGCAGACTACATTGAAGACATATTAACCTTGGCCAAGCAATGGGAATGGATAGGCAATGGCCAGGGGAAGGATCTTGAGAAACTTCTGATGCAGATGCTGGATGAGAGTGACTCCAAACTACCAGTAGGGTACATCAAAATGGACGAG GTGGCAAGTCGGGCAAAAGTAAACTCACCTCCCCTCGGTACCATGATGAGCGAGATGATCAAG GCTGGATATGCTGCTAGTAGGTCTCATATTGCCTCAAACGCAATCAAGACTAACTGTCCTATGGCAGACTGCATCAGAATTGCTCAACTGCAGCAAAATTGTCTTGGTGTGCATCAAGTCACATGA
- the LOC103496736 gene encoding uncharacterized protein LOC103496736 isoform X2: protein MLTVASTTLSPSPFLYIQQTNSHFLTSPSIHLFQFSHSNKKSPNNCLSNNRTERGLDFDIGDTFFRHESATGRDLGVLAAALYRKSKGHLRILDALCGCGIRSLRYLVESEADFVLANDANDENRRVIVKNLSKVAENFGDNRRWLVTNCDANRVMTEFYLKKDFFDFIDVDSFGSDSSFLRPAINALKLDGLLYVTSTDGFSSGGHRPSQSLAAYGAYIRPMPFSNEIGLRMLIGGVAREASVLGYYATPLFSYYSYHGPVFRVMLRINRGRISKNRHYGFVSYCEKCGNSQAFSWSELGQMSCPCNDSRVSESLVVSGPLWIGPLHSADYIEDILTLAKQWEWIGNGQGKDLEKLLMQMLDESDSKLPVGYIKMDEVASRAKVNSPPLGTMMSEMIKMLEKKTILSFLSSLFLRVLVVAGWICC from the exons ATGTTAACTGTAGCGTCAACAACCCTATCTCCTTCCCCGTTTCTTTACATCCAACAAACAAACTCCCATTTCCTCACCTCTCCATCCATTCATCTCTTCCAATTTTCACACTCCAACAAAAAATCCCCCAACAATTGTCTCTCAAACAATCGCACCGAAAGGGGCTTAGATTTCGACATCGGAGACACCTTCTTCCGCCATGAAAGCGCCACCGGACGCGACTTGGGTGTCCTCGCCGCCGCGCTCTACCGAAAATCCAAGGGCCATCTTCGGATTCTCGACGCATTGTGCGGTTGTGGGATCCGGTCGCTTCGGTACTTGGTCGAGTCCGAGGCTGATTTTGTGTTGGCGAATGACGCTAATGATGAAAATCGGAGGGTTATTGTGAAGAATCTCTCGAAAGTTGCCGAAAATTTTGGGGATAATCGACGGTGGTTGGTTACTAATTGTGATGCGAACAGGGTAATGACGGAGTTTTACTTGAAGAAGGATTTCTTTGATTTTATTGATGTTGATTCCTTTGGAAGTGATTCGTCGTTTCTGAGACCCGCTATAAATGCTTTGAAATTGGATGGATTGCTCTATGTTACGTCCACGGATGGTTTCTCTTCCGGCGGACATCGGCCTTCTCA ATCTTTAGCTGCATATGGAGCATATATACGTCCCATGCCATTTTCAAATGAAATTGGTCTGCGGATGCTTATAGGTGGGGTTGCACGTGAAGCTTCTGTACTGGGTTACTATGCTACTCCACTCTTTTCGTATTATTCGTACCATGGACCTGTTTTCAGAGTCATGCTACGAATCAATCGAGGGAGGATTTCTAAAAACAG GCATTATGGTTTTGTCAGCTATTGCGAAAAATGTGGAAATTCACAAGCTTTTTCATGGAGTGAGCTTGGACAGATGAGCTGTCCTTGCAATGATTCAAGG GTTTCTGAGTCACTAGTGGTCTCAGGACCTCTTTGGATTGGACCTCTACACAGTGCAGACTACATTGAAGACATATTAACCTTGGCCAAGCAATGGGAATGGATAGGCAATGGCCAGGGGAAGGATCTTGAGAAACTTCTGATGCAGATGCTGGATGAGAGTGACTCCAAACTACCAGTAGGGTACATCAAAATGGACGAG GTGGCAAGTCGGGCAAAAGTAAACTCACCTCCCCTCGGTACCATGATGAGCGAGATGATCAAG ATGCTTGAAAAGAAAACAattctctcttttctctcttctctctttctGAGGGTTTTGGTTGTGGCAGGCTGGATATGCTGCTAG